The nucleotide sequence AGAAAGGACGCACGGTCCCGGCCTCGCGACGAAACGTTCAGGAAGCCAAAGATTTTGTCAAGAAGATCGTCGCTCAGGGATGTGAGTATCCGGATttgggtatttaaaaaaaaaattggcaggTCAGATCATTATCTTAAGTAACAGCATGACGCGTGCTGCCATTTAGTGGACGGGAGGGGAAGTGCAGTCACAGTGTATAGAATGCTTTTACAGTCATTTTAAAAGTATGagacttaataataataaatatttttttaaatcaacaaataataatgaataattttaaataaatgaacaaataataatatatattttttaaaagtcaacatataataatgaatacatttaaaaaataaacaaataataaaaatatttgtaaaaaaataacaaatagtaataaatacattttaaaaatcaacaaataataatagatattttttaataatctaCAAACAAttctaaatcattttaaaaatctacaaataatgctaaataattttaaaaatcctaaaataatgctaaataattgttaaaaataaacaaaaaataatacataatttaaaaactcAACCAATAatagtacatattttttaataatctagaaaaaaaattaaataattttgaaaattctaaaaaaatactaaataatttttagaaataaacaaaaattaatacataatttaaaaactcaacaaataataataaatatatatttttaaatcaacaaataataataaatatcctttttaaatcaacaaataataataaacattttttaaatgtttaaaaatcaacaaataataataaatattttttaaatgtttaaaaatcaacaaataataataaatattttttaatgtttaaaaatcaacaaataataagaattttttttaaaaacaaatctttaaataatgataaatatttttccGGTCGTATTTTTACCTACCAACTTTATTTGTAACTCGAAACTTTCGTAAGTAGAGTTATAAATGAAGTATTTCAAGATAATATATCAGTAAATAACCAACATAAACAAGCACAATACGGTCCTATTTGTCAGCATATCATTTTCCAGCCCCCTGATTGgttcccctccgccctcagggaccAACATCAACGCCGCCCTCCTATCAGCCGCCCGTCTAGTCAAGCCGCCTCCCCCCTCCGACTCCCCCCGCGTCcccctcctcatcttcctcacaGACGGCGAAGCCACCGCCGGCGTGACAGGGGGCGTGGCCATCCTCAGCAACGCCAAAAAGGCCCTGGGTTCCATTTCCCTCTTCGGTTTGGCCTTCGGCGACGACGCCGACTTCCCCCTCCTCCGCCGCTTGGCCTTAGAAAACCGCGGCGCCGCCCGGATGGTCTACGAAGATGCCGACGCCCCCTCGCAGCTCAAGGGCTTCTACGACGAAGTGGCCAGCCCCCTACTGGCCGACGTGCAGTTGCGCTACTTGGACGGCCGGGCGTTGGACGTCACCCGGGCGTTATTCCCCAACTATTTCCGGGGTTCTGAGTTAGTAATCGCCGGACGACTCCGGGAGGCGGAGCTTGGGGACTTCCGGGTGTCTTTATCCGCCACAGACTGGCAGAAACGCTTCAAGCTAGAGGGGCGTGTCCAAATCCAACAGTCGGTGGACTGCCCGTGGCCTTCGGAGGGGATGTTCGGGTTCGTACGACGTCTTTGGGCCTTTTCCACCATTAAGGAACTTCTACAGGCTAAACTGGGAACTGCGGACCCCGAAATCCAGAAGGTCTTGGAGACTAAAGCCACCAAACTGTCCCTGGAGTATAACTTCGTCACCCCCGTGACCTCTTTGGTTGTAGTCAAGCCCGATGTGGAAGCGGTTCCGACTCCGGAAACCCAACCCCCCACTGCCAAAACCCTTAAAACAACCACCTCTAGCCCCGCCCACCCTCGACCGACTCCAGTGCTTACCCAGACAAAGCATGAGTCTCCGCCCACTTTTACTAAAATGGGATTGTTTCCAACCTTAGCGTCGCCAGGTGCGATGCTAACGGTGGTAGCGGGTACCGCCCCGAAACCCACCACGGAGTCGGAAGTGGACGGGAGGACGAGTCCTAGTTCGGCGCCGTTTCCGGTTTTAGCTAAGTTGGTGAGCGCTACTTTTGCGCCCATGCCTGGGGCGACGGATGCGCCCAAATTGTGGGAGGCGGCCGGACTTCTGGGTAAGTTTATTTGCTGTTTAAGTTTATTTTCGAttgatttttggggtatttttgggtcacttcttgttgattttggggtattttttggaTCGCTTCCAGTAGAATTGAGGGtagtttttgggtcacttcctgttggtttggggggattttttgggTCATATCCTGTTGAGTGGGGGGTatgttttgggtcacttcctgttggttttagGACATTTTATGGTCACATCCTCTTCATTTGTGGGTAGTTTtcgagtcacttcctgttgagttGGGGGCATTTTTGAGTCACTTCCTCTTGATTTGAGGGtagtttttggatcatttttcttgttgattttgtgatatttttttgggtcacttcctgtttatttgaggggatttttgggtcacttcctggtgattttggggcatttttgggtcactagGGGTGAAATTcgtaaggggtgctggagtccatcccAACCAACTAAGggcaaccaatcgcagggcacaattagACACATGCTCCAGTCAATTTAGCATAtgattagcctagcatgtggaaggaagccggagtacccagagaaaacccacacaaaaaccaCGAGATTAAACCTTCCATCTAAGAACTGCGACGCAGATTTGCTAACTGTTAGCCGCTAGGCTACCCATTTTAGCTTGACAACTAaaccttcttcttctttgtatcTCCTCACTAGATGTTTCTACCTCCATTCAAATGCAGAGAAAAGgtgaatttccatttttttccacaagggTTTGCtttgaattttactcgtatctcaaggtagatatttgctcagaatcgtactcgtatctcaaggtaaacacTTGCTCAGAgttttactcgcatctcaaggtaaatatttgcgcGGAatcttactcgtatctcaaggtaaacatttgctcaaaattttactcacatctcaaggtaaacatttgctcggaatcttactcgtatctcaaggtaaacacTAGTTCAGAGTTTTACTCACATCTCAGGGTAAATATTTGCTGAgaaatttactcatatctcaaggtaaatatttgctcagaatttgactcgtatcttaaatttcaaggggcactcgtatgtcaaggtattactgtatacaaTGGCGGTAGTCCTGTAACCCACTTAATTTTTGTCGggataatttttcattttaatgtctcTTGCACCCCTGCGGTCGAAAGTTTTGAAAcactttttcattcaaatgaatgtttaaaaaaaagtttcaaaactTAACGACTGCGGGTGTTTTTTATTCAACAGATTTGGATGCCGCCAAAGGTAAGTTGGATCCATATTTTCATATGTTCATAGGTTCATATGTTCATATATTAATGTTTTCATATattcatcatttcatcatttcatcatttcatcatttcatcatttcatcatttcatcatttcatcatttcatcatttcatcatttcatcatttcatcatttcatcatttcatcatttcatcatttcatcatttcatcatttcatcatttcatcatttcatcatttcatcatttcatcatttcatcatttcatcatttcatcatttcatcatttcatcatttcatcatttcatcatttcatattttcatcatttcatattttcatcatttcatattttcatcatttcatattttcatcatttcatattttcatatttccacatttccacatttccacatttccacatttccacattttcacattttcacattttcacattttcacattttcacatttccacatttccacatttccacattttcacattttcatattttcatatttccatatttccatatttccatATTCCCATATTCccatatttccatatttccatatttccatatttccatattttcatattttcatattttcatattttcatattttcatattttcatattttcatattttcatattttcatattttcatatttccatatttccatatttccatatttccatatttccatattttcatattttcatattttcatatttccatatttccatatttccatattttcatattttcatattttcagaaCCATAATAGAACCAATCATAAAAAAACGTAATAAACGATTTCCTTCTCCAGATTACGACGTGACGTACGAGTACGACGACGATGCCGACGAAAATCTCAACCGCGACGCGTGTAAGCTAACGGCGCTAACGATGCTAACGATGTAGCGCTTGGTCCACTTCAAATccactttgtcttttttcccaCCATTTTAGGGGTGAACGCCGCCGACACGGAATCGTTTGGTAGGCCATTTTTAATTCTTTATGGCGTTTAAGTCTATGTACAACTgtagtatttgtaagtagaggtatgattgtagtcgttttttttagaaccTCCCACTGGGCTGAGTGCCGAACATTTCTCCTCATCAGGTGATGATCATTCTCTATTATTTGGGTTCTGGGGATTGGTCTGTTTTGGGGCAATTTGTTTTGGTCCGCCAGGTGTCGCCAAATAAATGTCaacgttcttttttttcccccagctgATGGAGACCCGCATTTTGTCCTCCAATTACCCAAGCAAAAACAGAACTTGTGTTTTACCGTCAACGGACGAGCCAATGACGTGCTGAGGCTGGTGGACGACCCGCAGAGAGGTTGGTTGGTCACGCCCTCTTTTTGTCTTCCAATCAGAAATCGGTTGCTTTGAATGGCGCTAATAGCTGTCAAGTGAACATAATTTTCTTCTACGGACTTCCTGTCAATTTTGGGCCAATTTCTATcaattttgggccacttcctgtcaaCTTTGGGTACCTTCCTGTCAactttgggtaacttcctgtccATTTTGGGTATTTTCCTGTCCATTTTGGGCCACTCCTCGTCAATTTTGGGTTACGTCCAGTCAATGTTGGGCCACTTCCTATcaattttgggccacttcctgccaattttgggccacttcctgtccattttagccacttcctgtacatttttggccacttcctgtccattttgGGTAACTTCTCTTCGAATTTAGGATACTTCCtgtcagagtgtcccccgcctggtgtccgttattggctgggataggctccagcaccccatttGTGCTGTTTTGTCAATATAATTCCTCTATACTGCTCGCAAAGTGTTGCTAGCTATATCGTGAttgttgaaataaaacaaaaaatatatatatacttatatatatatagtgttaaaATTAAGTTTGACTACGACCACGCCCCCTTTTATAACCCCCCAGGAGTGACGGTGGAGGGTCACTTGACGGGCGCCCCGTCCAAACGCGGCCACGAAAACAGCTCGCGGACGTACTTCGACTGGCTGAGCGTGACGTCAGGCCGCGTCGAGATCGCCGTGTCCCTGGACCACGTGTCTGTCAAGGGGGAGGGACGAGACCGCCTCCGCCTAGACCGCAGCGCCTCGATCACCAGAGGGGGCGTGACAGTCAGCGTGGAAGAGCGGCGGGGGTGCCGCATCCAGCTGGCCGAGGACGTCCACTTCCTGGTTCTCTTCCACCACTACAAGCACCCCAGCTACCTGCAGATGGACCACCTGGGTTTCTACATCACCCGTGGGCGGGGCTTGTCACCCTCCACGCGGGGACTGCTGGGTAAattttcctcacaaggttcgcggggggtgctggagccgatcccagccagCCAATTccagtgggcagccaatcgcaggccataAGGAGATAGACAACTAATTATTGGTATGTAGGGACAAATTAATGACTTtaaatcctcacaaggttcgcagggggtgccggagccaatcccagccgactacggtggccagccaatcggaggcaCACGTGCTAACCATTCAGTCGCCACAATTTAttagttcattttctgaattgcttatcTCACAAgcttcgcgggggtgctggagacgatCCCAGTCAACTACTGGTAACAGGCAGGAAACACtatgaattggtagccagccaatcacagccccCAAGATAACAGCCAATCACTGGTCGCTAGGGTaaaattagcatacaattagcttagcatgcatgattTTAGGAAACCGGGGGTttccggagcctatcccagctaatcaTAGCTAGCATTAGCCAAATTAGAGTgtttcaaccagctagcctagcatgcatgtttttgggggacatggaagaccaacctgggattgaaccctcaaccctaTAACACCATGTTTCCCCCTACAGGACAATTCCAGCACGCCGCTTTGAGCGTAGCGCCGACCAAAGACGGAATGGCGGGACGGGGGGTCCTGAGACGGGGTGCCCAGCTGATGCCGGTCACCTTACAGGACAAGATGCTAAAGGATAGCGCGCTAAGGCGACACGTAGACAAGTGCTGGGCGGTGCCCAAGTCGGAGATTGAGCGGCTACTCGGCAGGCCGTACGCCAGCTACGTGGTTCGGCGCCATTAGACGCCGCGGtggaaataaatgtc is from Stigmatopora nigra isolate UIUO_SnigA chromosome 1, RoL_Snig_1.1, whole genome shotgun sequence and encodes:
- the itih6 gene encoding inter-alpha-trypsin inhibitor heavy chain H6, which encodes MMHLNFKCFLLFFFCANEGFSQHDNVVGQSDQSLPRREKRQTKTTRPTLKVTDYHVKCSVTSRYVVTEVRSTVWNQMGVIKEAAFEVDLPSSAFISNFSIVANGKVYDAQVKERAAARKIYEAAKKQGKAAGLVATKERETEKFRVAVSVPPGARLSFALTYEELLHRRLGRYRITAPLRAGQPVQNLTVEVALAEPTGIRFLQVLPLGGGGGLPSSNRTQAPASTRVEKNAGCARVSYSPTWEEQVHVSPKGLNGDLVVQYDVNMTDPMGDVRVSDGYFVHYFAPRGLPVVPKDVVFVIDVSGSMIGTKIKQTKQAMNTILGELREGDHFNIVTFSDKVDVWKKGRTVPASRRNVQEAKDFVKKIVAQGWTNINAALLSAARLVKPPPPSDSPRVPLLIFLTDGEATAGVTGGVAILSNAKKALGSISLFGLAFGDDADFPLLRRLALENRGAARMVYEDADAPSQLKGFYDEVASPLLADVQLRYLDGRALDVTRALFPNYFRGSELVIAGRLREAELGDFRVSLSATDWQKRFKLEGRVQIQQSVDCPWPSEGMFGFVRRLWAFSTIKELLQAKLGTADPEIQKVLETKATKLSLEYNFVTPVTSLVVVKPDVEAVPTPETQPPTAKTLKTTTSSPAHPRPTPVLTQTKHESPPTFTKMGLFPTLASPGAMLTVVAGTAPKPTTESEVDGRTSPSSAPFPVLAKLVSATFAPMPGATDAPKLWEAAGLLDVSTSIQMQRKEKFQNLTTAGVFYSTDLDAAKDYDVTYEYDDDADENLNRDAWVNAADTESFEPPTGLSAEHFSSSADGDPHFVLQLPKQKQNLCFTVNGRANDVLRLVDDPQRGVTVEGHLTGAPSKRGHENSSRTYFDWLSVTSGRVEIAVSLDHVSVKGEGRDRLRLDRSASITRGGVTVSVEERRGCRIQLAEDVHFLVLFHHYKHPSYLQMDHLGFYITRGRGLSPSTRGLLGQFQHAALSVAPTKDGMAGRGVLRRGAQLMPVTLQDKMLKDSALRRHVDKCWAVPKSEIERLLGRPYASYVVRRH